The region CGCGCCCGCCTGGCCTCCGCAGCATCCACGAGCATCGCGGCCAGCTGCGGTTCGGCCGCGGCGAACTCGCCGGCGGCTTCGGCGTCGTCGGCCTGGACCGCTCGGAGGTAGTTGAAGGCGCTAATGGCCGCGTGCGGGGTCATCGGGGCGAGCGGCGCGGTGGCGGGCTGGGACATGGTCGGCTCCTCGTGGACGGGCCGCCCGGCTGTTCGGGTGGCCTCACCTGATGCTCGGAGTACCGGCCTGTGGATACTGTCCGCGCACGGGGGAGAGGTCTCCCTCCCCCGTGCGCGGGTGACGAGCAGCTGCCTGCTGCCGCGCCGGCTGCAGCCCGAGCCCGGGCGCTGGAGGGGCGCGGGCAGGGAGAGCTCTCTGCAGTGCCCGCCATCGGCCGTAAGGGCGCCGCGATTCACCACGTCCCCTTTCGGGTCCCGTTTGCAGTCCCGGTTGGAGTCGCCTTTCGAGTCCCGTTCCAGGTCCCCTTCGAAGTCCCACTCCATCCGTGCCGGAGGTGGGCAAACGCGCAGGTCACCGGTACGGACAAGGGGGTGAGGCCGTGCCGACTACTTCTCTACGGGCCATGGCAGAGCCGGACGGCCGGGCGAAGTGTCATCAGGCGGAGCGGGAGATCAGGCGGAACTGGCGCGCGGCGGAATGTGGGAGAGCAGCCGGAGCGAGCCAGGAGCCGGTGGCGGGACGACGAACGGGGTGAGCGCAGCGGGAGAACCGGACAGATGGGTACAGGGCTGCGATTGGTGGCGGGACTGAAATGCGGCGGACCTGGTTGACGGGGGAACGGGGCGGGCCGGCTGGAGCGGTCCGGGCTACGCCGCGGCGGTGCCCAGCGGCCGGTCCGGGCGGCAGACGGCGCAGGGCGCGGCGTCCGGGCGCGTCAGGACGGTGCGGGCCCACAGCGGCGCGAGATCCTCGAGCGCCTTCAGTCACCGGGTGGTCCGGCGGGCGGGGCGCGGACGTCCGACCTGTGCGTGGTCAGAGTTTGCGGTCGTCGCGTGGTTCGACGTAGGGCTCTTCGTCGAGGGGCTGGCCGCCTTCGTGTGCCCGGGTGCGTTCGGACTCCGCGCTGAACTCCAGGCCCAGGAGCAGGGCGATGTTGGAGATCCACAGCCAGATCAGGAAGACGATGATTCCGGCGAAGGTGCCGTAAGTCTTGTTGTAGCTGCTGAAGTTCGCCACGTAGATGGCGAAAACGGCAGACGCGACGATCCAGATGACGATACTGAGCAGGCTGCCGCGGGTGACCCAGGCGAAACGGTGTCTGACGTTCGGGGCGGCCCAGTGCAGCACCGCGACGACCACCGCGAACAGGAGGATCATGACCGGCCATTTGGCGTAGTTCCATACGGTCACAGCCGTGTTGCCCAGGCCCAGGATGTTGCCGGTCTTCCGCGCCAGGTTCCCGGTGAACACGACGCCCACCGCGATAGCAGCCATGGCGATGACGATGAACACGGCGATCGAGAACCGGAGGGGCAGGGTCTTCCAGGCCGGCCGACCCTCGCCGATGTCATACACGGCGTTGCCGGCCCGCATGAAAGCAGCTACGTATCCGGACGCTGACCACAGTGCGACCGCCACACCGATGATCAGCGGGATCAGGGCCTTGTTGCCGCTGGTCTGCACCTGGGCGACGATGCTGG is a window of Streptomyces sp. NBC_01477 DNA encoding:
- a CDS encoding YihY/virulence factor BrkB family protein — encoded protein: MMDEGEPKNSGATRADGAGQAPEKPSDLPSGASRGIAKRTLKEYKADNLPDLAAALTYYAILAIFPALLALVSIVGLLNKSTAKSLTANIVSVAPGAVRSTLTSIVAQVQTSGNKALIPLIIGVAVALWSASGYVAAFMRAGNAVYDIGEGRPAWKTLPLRFSIAVFIVIAMAAIAVGVVFTGNLARKTGNILGLGNTAVTVWNYAKWPVMILLFAVVVAVLHWAAPNVRHRFAWVTRGSLLSIVIWIVASAVFAIYVANFSSYNKTYGTFAGIIVFLIWLWISNIALLLGLEFSAESERTRAHEGGQPLDEEPYVEPRDDRKL
- a CDS encoding DUF6233 domain-containing protein — its product is MKALEDLAPLWARTVLTRPDAAPCAVCRPDRPLGTAAA